A section of the Anabaena cylindrica PCC 7122 genome encodes:
- a CDS encoding beta-ketoacyl-ACP synthase, producing the protein MKVVVTGIGLVSALGKSLEDSWQNLLLSKTGIKLHQPFPELLKIPLGLIAEQPSDLTTLTQMVVNSALQDAELLTPLPDCAVVVGSSRGYQADWEKLAQKIYGQNCLLAALNLENWLDTLPHMNAIAVARKIGASGTVLAPMAACATGLWAISQAAMLIQTGQCQRAIAGAVEAPITPLTICGFQQMGALAKTGAYPFDIHREGLVLGEGGAVFVLESAELANQRQANIYGEILGFGLTADAFHSNQPEHEGKSAIAAIKQCLQRSYLTPADIDYIHAHGTATLLNDRIEGKIIQHLFPAKVAISSTKGSSGHTLGASGALGVAFSLMALKHRKLPPCVGLQQPEFDLNFITAARDSEIQRILCLSFGFGGQNAAIALSH; encoded by the coding sequence GTGAAAGTTGTTGTCACTGGTATTGGTTTAGTTTCTGCTTTAGGTAAAAGCTTAGAGGATAGCTGGCAAAATTTGCTGCTAAGTAAAACGGGTATTAAATTACATCAGCCATTTCCAGAACTTTTAAAAATTCCTCTAGGTTTAATTGCTGAACAACCATCTGATTTAACGACCCTAACTCAGATGGTTGTTAATTCTGCTCTGCAAGATGCTGAATTATTAACACCTCTACCAGATTGTGCAGTGGTAGTTGGTTCTAGTCGTGGTTATCAAGCAGATTGGGAGAAATTAGCACAGAAAATATATGGGCAAAATTGCCTTCTAGCAGCCTTAAATTTAGAAAATTGGTTGGATACTTTACCACACATGAATGCGATCGCTGTAGCTCGAAAAATCGGCGCATCAGGTACTGTTTTAGCACCAATGGCGGCCTGTGCTACAGGGCTTTGGGCAATTTCCCAAGCTGCTATGTTAATTCAAACAGGGCAATGTCAAAGAGCGATCGCAGGTGCAGTGGAAGCACCAATTACCCCTTTAACTATCTGTGGTTTTCAGCAAATGGGGGCTTTAGCAAAAACAGGCGCTTATCCCTTTGATATACACCGTGAAGGTTTAGTTTTGGGAGAAGGTGGTGCTGTGTTTGTTCTGGAATCAGCAGAATTAGCAAACCAACGTCAAGCAAATATTTATGGTGAAATTCTGGGTTTTGGTTTGACAGCAGACGCATTTCATAGCAATCAACCAGAACATGAAGGAAAAAGTGCGATCGCAGCCATCAAGCAATGTTTACAACGTAGTTACCTCACCCCTGCCGATATAGACTACATCCATGCTCATGGTACAGCCACGCTCCTCAATGACCGTATCGAAGGCAAAATTATCCAGCATTTATTTCCTGCAAAAGTAGCAATTAGCTCCACTAAAGGCAGTTCAGGTCATACACTAGGAGCCTCAGGAGCCTTGGGTGTGGCTTTTTCGCTCATGGCTTTAAAACATAGAAAATTACCCCCTTGTGTGGGATTGCAGCAACCAGAATTTGATTTAAATTTCATCACAGCAGCCAGAGATAGTGAAATCCAGCGGATACTCTGTTTGAGTTTTGGTTTTGGTGGACAAAATGCAGCGATCGCTTTAAGTCATTAA
- a CDS encoding DUF928 domain-containing protein — translation MKWLQASLCFLAFSFTVYSQASSVLAQSYPTQRTWQISQKFKPPVDNQPNPPTIGAATRTSSCIKDKRVITPLLPTNQLGLTFNQHPTFYWSVPPTPVKTAEFTILAPGDEQIIYKTTLTLPDQPGITSFTLPTNAPALQINTTYRWYLTLICDAEESSNNPYVEGFVKRTQPDLTLSNSLAKSDLHQIPTIYAEAGIWHEALTSLVQLRCTQPNDLTVKRNWRKFLDSVELINIASEPLIDACTTKN, via the coding sequence ATGAAATGGCTCCAGGCATCTCTATGTTTTTTAGCATTTTCTTTCACCGTATATTCTCAAGCATCATCCGTACTAGCTCAGTCATACCCAACACAAAGAACTTGGCAAATAAGTCAAAAATTTAAACCTCCAGTAGATAATCAACCTAATCCTCCCACCATTGGTGCTGCAACTCGTACCTCCTCATGTATCAAGGACAAACGAGTAATAACGCCCTTACTCCCTACCAATCAATTAGGGTTGACTTTCAATCAACATCCTACGTTTTATTGGTCTGTGCCTCCAACTCCAGTTAAAACTGCTGAGTTCACAATTTTGGCTCCTGGAGACGAACAAATAATTTATAAAACAACTTTAACCCTTCCCGACCAACCAGGAATTACCAGTTTTACTCTGCCAACAAATGCTCCTGCACTGCAAATAAATACTACTTACCGCTGGTATCTAACCCTGATTTGCGATGCTGAAGAATCTAGCAACAATCCTTATGTAGAAGGTTTTGTAAAACGTACCCAACCAGATTTAACTTTATCAAATTCTCTAGCCAAATCAGACTTACACCAGATACCAACAATCTATGCAGAAGCTGGAATTTGGCATGAAGCACTGACTTCTTTAGTTCAATTACGTTGCACTCAGCCAAATGATTTAACAGTCAAGCGCAATTGGCGCAAATTTTTGGACTCAGTAGAATTGATTAACATCGCATCTGAGCCATTAATTGATGCTTGCACAACCAAGAATTAA